A part of Bartonella quintana genomic DNA contains:
- a CDS encoding sulfite exporter TauE/SafE family protein gives MSIYLPIAEISLNMLILIGMGVVGGFFSGLFGIGGGFLITPLLIFYNIPPAIAVGTGANQMIASSVTGAITHFRRRTLDIKLGILLAIGGGIGSLVGIQIFSVLKKLGQLDLMISLLYVILLGSVGSLMIIESWREMLRQRKAQKVNICLAGRHNWIHRLPLKMRFRTSMIYVSIIPVLGIGLIVGLLSSIMGIGGGFFMIPALIYLLRVPTSVVIGTSLFQITFVSSFTTILQSVSNQSVDIVLAFLLMLGGSIGAQYGTSAGRKLKAEQLRMALACLVLIVCMRLAFQLFVRPDNLFSLDILMR, from the coding sequence GTGAGTATTTATTTACCAATTGCTGAAATCTCGCTCAACATGCTGATCTTGATTGGTATGGGAGTGGTTGGTGGTTTTTTTTCAGGTCTTTTTGGAATTGGGGGTGGTTTTCTTATCACGCCTTTATTGATTTTCTATAATATTCCTCCTGCTATTGCTGTTGGAACAGGGGCTAATCAGATGATTGCCTCCTCTGTGACGGGGGCGATTACACATTTTAGAAGACGTACTCTTGATATCAAACTTGGTATTCTTTTAGCGATTGGAGGGGGGATTGGTTCTTTAGTCGGGATTCAGATTTTTTCTGTTTTGAAAAAATTGGGGCAATTAGATTTAATGATTTCGCTTCTTTATGTAATTCTTCTTGGAAGTGTGGGAAGTTTGATGATTATTGAGAGTTGGCGCGAGATGCTGCGTCAGCGCAAGGCACAAAAAGTCAATATTTGTCTTGCTGGTAGACACAATTGGATTCATCGGTTGCCGTTAAAAATGCGTTTTCGGACATCAATGATCTATGTCAGCATTATTCCAGTTTTAGGGATTGGTTTAATTGTTGGATTGTTGTCTTCTATTATGGGAATCGGTGGAGGATTCTTCATGATACCAGCATTGATTTACCTTTTGCGTGTCCCAACTAGTGTTGTGATTGGAACTTCACTTTTTCAGATTACATTTGTCTCCTCTTTTACGACAATTTTGCAAAGTGTGAGCAATCAGTCAGTTGATATTGTTTTGGCTTTTTTGCTGATGCTTGGGGGAAGTATTGGTGCGCAATATGGAACAAGTGCTGGACGGAAATTAAAGGCTGAACAATTACGTATGGCGCTTGCATGTTTGGTGTTAATTGTATGTATGCGTCTTGCTTTTCAATTATTTGTACGCCCTGATAATCTTTTCTCTCTCGATATTCTGATGAGATAA
- the xseA gene encoding exodeoxyribonuclease VII large subunit: MNLFFEKTEATNVAEFSVSEIAGALKRVVEERFSYVRVRGEISGYRGAHASGHVYFSLKDDKARLEAVIWRGIMEKLKFPPEEGMEVIAVGKLTTYPGSSKYQIVIEALEPTGVGALMTLLENRKKKLADEGLFDEAKKKPLPYMPRIIGVVTSPTGAVIRDIIHRISDRFPLHILVWPVRVQGDTSGREVADALKGFNALPFGGLVPKPDLIIVARGGGSLEDLWGFNDEVVVRAVYESALPVISAVGHETDWTLIDYVADWRAPTPTGAAERAVPVKLDLEVQVASLGARLRMGLARYFDFHQQKLRALVRGLPTVDQLFALPRRGFDEISSRLQRALCVSCDKKRFYFHGLNLRLSPRLLNTEKELRNTKEYTARLHRAFVRNVEKQRAQLEVASRLLKSTSYQNILERGFVLALGPDNKLIKRLVQFPETGQINLRFFDGEMSVSARDHGLNRSSKSKRIKSKQDDQGTLF, from the coding sequence ATGAATTTGTTTTTTGAAAAAACAGAAGCAACGAATGTTGCAGAATTTAGTGTTTCCGAAATAGCGGGGGCTTTAAAGCGTGTTGTTGAAGAAAGGTTTAGTTATGTGCGGGTGCGTGGGGAAATATCGGGTTACCGGGGCGCCCATGCTTCAGGTCACGTCTACTTTTCCTTAAAAGATGATAAAGCACGATTGGAAGCTGTCATTTGGCGCGGCATTATGGAAAAGCTCAAATTTCCTCCTGAAGAAGGGATGGAAGTGATTGCTGTCGGCAAGCTTACGACTTATCCTGGGTCTTCAAAATATCAAATTGTCATTGAAGCTCTTGAACCAACAGGCGTTGGCGCTTTGATGACACTTCTGGAAAATCGCAAGAAAAAGCTTGCGGATGAAGGCTTATTTGACGAAGCAAAAAAGAAACCTTTGCCTTATATGCCTCGAATTATAGGCGTTGTGACATCACCAACAGGCGCTGTCATTCGTGATATTATTCATCGTATATCGGATCGTTTTCCGTTGCATATTTTGGTTTGGCCGGTACGGGTTCAGGGGGATACAAGTGGTCGTGAAGTGGCTGATGCTCTTAAAGGTTTTAATGCTCTCCCTTTCGGAGGACTTGTTCCTAAGCCTGATCTTATTATTGTTGCACGGGGAGGGGGAAGTTTAGAAGATTTGTGGGGATTTAATGACGAAGTCGTTGTTCGTGCTGTTTATGAATCTGCCCTTCCAGTTATTTCTGCTGTTGGGCATGAAACGGACTGGACCTTGATTGATTATGTCGCTGATTGGCGTGCTCCAACTCCTACGGGAGCAGCAGAACGAGCTGTTCCCGTTAAGCTTGATCTTGAAGTGCAAGTGGCATCGCTTGGTGCACGTTTGCGTATGGGGCTGGCCCGTTATTTTGATTTTCATCAACAAAAATTGCGTGCTCTTGTCCGAGGACTTCCAACCGTCGATCAACTCTTCGCTTTACCTCGGCGCGGTTTTGATGAAATTTCAAGTCGATTACAGCGTGCTCTTTGTGTAAGTTGCGATAAAAAACGTTTTTATTTTCATGGGCTTAATCTACGTCTTTCGCCGCGTTTACTGAATACTGAAAAAGAACTACGCAATACGAAAGAATATACTGCGCGCCTTCATCGTGCTTTTGTGCGCAATGTGGAAAAACAACGCGCTCAGCTAGAGGTCGCATCTAGGCTTTTAAAAAGCACTTCTTACCAGAATATTTTAGAACGTGGTTTTGTTTTGGCTTTGGGGCCAGATAATAAGCTCATTAAACGATTGGTGCAGTTTCCTGAAACTGGGCAAATAAATTTGCGCTTTTTTGATGGTGAAATGAGTGTTTCAGCGCGTGATCATGGTCTTAATCGATCTTCAAAATCTAAACGGATAAAGTCGAAACAAGATGATCAAGGAACACTCTTTTAA
- a CDS encoding TIGR02186 family protein, protein MGKLFSLCIIASCFYVISFPIRPYVSAKASFIDQVDHETIQIILTTNRITVDTHFDGCDLYIAGVLDPLYSRQNRYDIVVSLEGQTRSMIMRKKKRNAGIWINADSLIFKNVPLFYSMVTTRAIDDITSAENYKRLGLGLSYLLLQSDEQDQEKIQIFRDELIKLQKAKKLYNEEVGGVRFGSGSLFTAHFRLPANIPVGHYQARAYLFRDGQFIDSATTTLEIVKAHIAYTIFFGAHKHSFLYGIIAVFVAVSTGFLYRLIFRKD, encoded by the coding sequence ATGGGTAAATTATTTTCTTTATGCATCATTGCAAGCTGTTTTTATGTCATCTCTTTTCCTATAAGGCCATATGTTAGCGCAAAAGCTTCTTTCATTGATCAAGTTGATCACGAAACTATCCAAATTATCTTAACAACGAATAGGATTACGGTTGATACACATTTCGATGGTTGTGATCTTTATATTGCCGGCGTTTTAGATCCGTTATATTCTCGACAGAACCGTTATGATATTGTTGTGAGCTTGGAAGGGCAAACGCGTTCGATGATTATGCGCAAAAAAAAACGTAATGCTGGAATTTGGATTAATGCAGACTCTCTGATTTTTAAAAATGTTCCTCTCTTTTATTCAATGGTAACAACGCGTGCGATTGATGACATTACCAGCGCTGAAAATTATAAACGCTTAGGCTTAGGATTATCCTATTTGTTGCTACAGTCGGATGAACAAGATCAGGAGAAAATACAAATCTTTCGTGATGAACTTATAAAATTGCAAAAGGCCAAAAAACTTTATAACGAGGAAGTGGGCGGTGTTCGTTTTGGTTCTGGCTCACTTTTTACAGCGCATTTTCGGTTACCGGCAAATATTCCTGTTGGACATTATCAGGCTCGTGCTTATCTTTTTCGCGATGGACAATTTATTGATAGTGCGACCACGACTCTTGAAATTGTAAAAGCACATATTGCTTATACAATTTTCTTTGGTGCTCATAAGCATAGTTTCCTGTATGGTATTATTGCAGTATTTGTGGCTGTTAGTACAGGCTTTTTATATCGTTTGATTTTTCGAAAAGATTAG
- a CDS encoding DNA-3-methyladenine glycosylase I, with translation MIKEHSFNTGNGMFDEGLLKGADGKVRCAWAGTDPLYCAYHDNEWGKPVFEDRRLFEKICLEGFQAGLSWLTILKKISHFRQAFDFFDFEKIACYDEERVQMLMQNKSIIRHEGKIRSVVNNALKVREIITEWGSLSHYFWSFQPPQSERYERIDFQTLLAHSITPASLRFSADLKKRGWTFVGPTICYAFMQAVGIVNHHLEGCFCR, from the coding sequence ATGATCAAGGAACACTCTTTTAATACGGGAAATGGAATGTTCGATGAAGGGCTTCTTAAGGGAGCGGATGGAAAAGTTCGTTGTGCATGGGCAGGTACAGATCCGCTGTATTGTGCTTATCATGATAATGAATGGGGCAAGCCTGTTTTTGAGGATCGCCGTTTATTTGAAAAAATTTGTCTTGAAGGTTTTCAGGCAGGGCTTTCTTGGCTCACAATTTTAAAAAAAATCTCTCATTTCCGCCAAGCTTTTGACTTTTTCGATTTTGAAAAAATTGCCTGTTATGATGAAGAAAGGGTACAAATGTTGATGCAGAATAAAAGCATTATTCGTCATGAGGGGAAAATTCGGTCAGTGGTTAACAATGCCCTCAAAGTGCGCGAAATAATTACAGAATGGGGAAGTTTGTCCCACTATTTTTGGTCTTTTCAACCACCACAATCAGAGCGGTATGAAAGGATAGATTTTCAAACACTGTTGGCTCATTCCATAACACCTGCTTCTCTTCGTTTTTCTGCAGATTTAAAAAAACGTGGTTGGACATTTGTTGGTCCCACAATTTGTTATGCTTTTATGCAGGCAGTAGGGATTGTCAATCATCATCTTGAGGGGTGTTTTTGTCGATAA
- a CDS encoding electron transfer flavoprotein subunit alpha/FixB family protein, whose translation MAILLLAEHNTEETAKALTAARAISNDIDILVCGKNVQVIAENSANLAGVRQVLVAEADHLAHQLAEPVADTIIKQANDYDVFIAASTSTGKNVMPRVAALLDLMQISDIIAVIAPDTFKRAIYAGNAIETVRTNDRQKVITVRTASFTPTLSQNNAAPIKTITPAPNPKLSSFVKAETNKSNRPHITSARVIVSGGRGLGSQEQFMTLLLPLANKLEAALGASRAAVEAGYAPNDWQIGQTGKVVAPELYIAVGISGAIQHLAGIMDAQIIVAINKDEEAPIMQIADYALVGDLHQIIPELEKAL comes from the coding sequence ATGGCAATTCTTTTATTGGCCGAACATAATACAGAAGAAACTGCAAAAGCACTCACCGCTGCTCGCGCAATCAGCAACGATATCGATATTTTGGTTTGTGGAAAAAATGTTCAAGTGATCGCTGAAAACAGCGCCAACCTTGCTGGCGTACGGCAAGTTCTTGTCGCTGAAGCTGATCATTTAGCACACCAATTGGCTGAACCTGTAGCGGATACAATCATTAAACAAGCGAATGATTATGATGTGTTCATAGCGGCATCCACCAGCACCGGGAAAAATGTGATGCCGCGCGTGGCTGCTCTTCTTGATCTTATGCAAATTTCAGACATTATCGCCGTTATTGCACCCGATACCTTTAAACGAGCAATTTATGCAGGAAATGCAATTGAAACTGTACGCACCAATGATCGTCAAAAGGTTATAACAGTCCGCACAGCCTCTTTCACACCAACCCTCTCCCAAAATAATGCTGCTCCCATTAAAACAATAACACCAGCCCCAAACCCAAAGCTTTCTTCTTTCGTAAAAGCAGAAACCAACAAAAGCAATCGCCCTCATATTACCTCAGCCCGTGTTATTGTATCAGGCGGACGCGGTCTTGGTTCACAAGAACAATTTATGACGCTCCTTCTGCCTCTTGCAAACAAACTAGAAGCTGCTTTGGGCGCCAGCCGCGCAGCAGTTGAAGCAGGTTATGCCCCCAATGATTGGCAAATTGGACAAACAGGAAAAGTTGTTGCCCCTGAGCTCTATATCGCCGTTGGTATTTCCGGTGCAATCCAGCATTTAGCCGGTATAATGGATGCACAAATTATTGTAGCCATCAATAAAGATGAAGAAGCCCCCATCATGCAAATTGCTGATTACGCCCTTGTAGGCGATCTTCACCAAATTATCCCTGAATTAGAGAAAGCTTTATAA
- a CDS encoding ABC transporter substrate-binding protein: MRKKGILKSFGVLLGAIGCLHISVPLALSGSSKDILVMAWNIDSISSFDPAQSVEVVTSELLTNICSALVQYDRNDPMKIRPAMAQSWDVFDGGKRIVFHLRHDLKFDDGRKATARDLAWSMQRIVKLGLSYAQSLISYGFTKNNVETNIQALDDKTLQLKLDKPYPLQLILTVIGQSYASALLDRQTLEANSVGGDMGNKYLATHSACVGPYKLERWIPGEQVVLQATQHYWGDDVPKIKQIVVQHVPESASQRLLLEKGDVDIARDLSSEDILDIEKKGGPIKISRVLRPQSVYLSLNNKNAIFANEKVRLALRYLIDYENLGKTVLKGIAIPRASYMPLGIPGALDEKEGVPFKFNLEKAKQLISEAGYPNGFKANLLVGSLTYMSSVAQSIQENARKIGIEFTIQKMAQTQLLSRVRNGNYDTAIMGWGSADPDGHPPSVNHVFNPDPTFTKKHSMHLAWRAGYYDENVNKMVIDTLFEQDQNKRIAQYRALQHYVLEHGPMVYLFQTYYTVGMGPAVKKWVWNTFRLYYNDAEKYAQSQE; the protein is encoded by the coding sequence GTGAGAAAGAAAGGAATATTGAAAAGTTTTGGTGTTTTATTAGGGGCAATTGGATGTTTGCATATATCCGTACCACTAGCGCTCAGTGGATCATCTAAGGACATCTTGGTGATGGCTTGGAATATTGATTCTATTAGCAGTTTTGATCCAGCCCAATCGGTTGAAGTTGTAACAAGTGAGTTATTGACGAATATTTGTAGTGCATTGGTGCAGTATGATCGGAATGATCCTATGAAAATTCGTCCTGCTATGGCTCAGTCTTGGGATGTTTTTGATGGTGGGAAGAGAATTGTTTTTCATCTTCGTCATGATTTAAAATTTGATGATGGAAGGAAGGCAACTGCACGAGATCTTGCGTGGTCAATGCAGCGGATTGTTAAGTTAGGATTGAGCTATGCCCAATCTTTGATCAGCTATGGATTTACGAAAAACAATGTTGAAACAAATATTCAGGCCCTTGACGATAAAACTTTACAACTGAAATTGGATAAACCTTATCCTCTTCAACTTATATTGACTGTGATTGGACAGTCCTATGCTTCTGCTTTGCTTGATCGCCAAACGCTTGAAGCGAATAGTGTTGGTGGTGATATGGGCAATAAATATTTAGCTACGCATTCAGCTTGTGTTGGCCCTTATAAATTGGAGCGTTGGATCCCGGGAGAGCAGGTTGTCTTGCAAGCTACCCAACATTATTGGGGAGATGATGTGCCAAAGATTAAACAGATTGTCGTGCAACATGTCCCTGAATCAGCAAGTCAGAGACTGCTTTTGGAAAAAGGTGATGTGGATATAGCCCGTGATCTCTCTTCAGAGGATATCTTGGATATTGAAAAAAAGGGGGGGCCGATCAAAATTAGCCGTGTTTTGCGACCGCAGTCTGTTTACTTATCGTTAAACAACAAAAACGCAATTTTTGCTAACGAAAAAGTAAGGTTGGCACTTCGTTATTTGATTGATTACGAGAACCTTGGAAAAACTGTTTTAAAAGGTATTGCAATTCCCCGTGCAAGTTATATGCCATTAGGTATTCCAGGGGCTTTGGATGAAAAAGAGGGAGTGCCGTTTAAGTTTAATTTAGAAAAGGCGAAGCAATTAATCAGTGAAGCAGGTTATCCTAATGGTTTTAAGGCCAATCTTTTAGTTGGAAGCCTTACCTATATGTCATCTGTTGCGCAGTCTATCCAAGAAAATGCACGTAAAATTGGTATCGAGTTTACAATTCAAAAAATGGCACAAACTCAGTTATTAAGCCGTGTGCGTAATGGAAATTATGATACCGCTATTATGGGGTGGGGAAGTGCTGATCCTGATGGACATCCTCCTTCAGTAAATCACGTTTTTAATCCTGATCCAACATTTACAAAAAAACATAGTATGCATTTGGCTTGGCGTGCTGGTTATTATGATGAAAATGTCAATAAAATGGTGATAGATACGTTGTTTGAGCAAGATCAAAATAAGCGTATTGCACAGTATCGTGCTTTACAGCATTATGTGCTTGAACACGGCCCTATGGTTTATTTATTTCAGACATATTATACCGTTGGTATGGGACCAGCCGTAAAAAAATGGGTTTGGAATACTTTTAGACTTTACTACAATGATGCAGAAAAGTACGCGCAGTCACAGGAATAA
- a CDS encoding electron transfer flavoprotein-ubiquinone oxidoreductase, whose product MNETLYQRESIEFDIVIVGAGPAGLSAAIRLKQINPELSVTIVEKGSEVGAHILSGAVVDPIGIDTLLPEWRNEPDHPFKTPVTSDQFFSLTPKQAKIFPNVFRPKILSNDGCYIVSLGDVCRWLSKKAEALGVEIYPGFAASDTIQNDNGAIIGILTGDMGLEKDGIPGKNYMPGMALLAKYTLIAEGARGSIAKQLIQKFNLSQNREPQKFGLGLKELWEVDPQKHNLGLVQHFTGWPLDDNTGGGGFLYHQEKNLISVGFVVHLDYKNPYLSPFEEFQRFKTHPKLYEIFKGAKRLSYGARAISEGGWQSVPKLTFPGGALIGCSAGFVNVPRIKGSHNAILSGILAADKIAKALAQGRAHDEINEIEEHWRKGPIGKDLYKARNAKPLWAKYGTKCGIKLAGFDMWWQQLFGFSLFKTLSHGKVDYACLEPAEKFQPIAYPKPDGVVTFDRLSSVALSNTHHEENQPCHLKIASLEKQKDSEYAIYAGPSVRYCPAAVYEWLDHNDHETYVINASNCIHCKTCDIKDPNQNINWTCPQGNEGPLYPNM is encoded by the coding sequence ATGAATGAAACTCTGTATCAACGCGAAAGCATAGAGTTTGACATAGTGATTGTGGGAGCAGGACCTGCAGGACTTTCTGCCGCAATTCGTCTAAAACAGATTAATCCCGAATTATCTGTTACAATCGTTGAAAAAGGTAGCGAAGTCGGTGCTCATATTCTGTCCGGTGCAGTTGTTGATCCCATCGGCATTGATACACTTTTACCAGAATGGAGAAACGAACCCGATCATCCCTTCAAAACGCCCGTCACCAGTGACCAATTTTTTTCGCTAACGCCGAAGCAGGCTAAAATATTTCCCAATGTTTTTCGCCCAAAAATTTTATCAAATGACGGTTGCTATATCGTTTCGCTTGGCGATGTCTGCCGCTGGCTAAGTAAAAAAGCCGAAGCACTCGGTGTTGAAATCTATCCTGGATTTGCTGCATCGGATACCATCCAAAACGATAACGGAGCTATTATTGGTATTCTCACAGGTGATATGGGTCTTGAAAAAGATGGAATTCCTGGAAAAAATTATATGCCTGGTATGGCCTTACTGGCGAAATACACACTCATCGCGGAAGGAGCACGGGGCTCAATTGCAAAACAACTGATACAAAAGTTTAATCTTAGCCAAAACCGTGAACCACAAAAATTTGGTCTAGGTCTCAAAGAGCTTTGGGAAGTCGATCCCCAAAAACACAACCTTGGTTTAGTTCAACATTTTACCGGCTGGCCATTAGACGATAATACTGGCGGTGGAGGTTTTCTTTATCATCAGGAAAAAAATTTAATTTCTGTCGGTTTCGTTGTGCACTTAGATTATAAAAATCCTTATCTCTCTCCCTTCGAAGAATTTCAACGTTTTAAAACACATCCTAAACTTTATGAGATCTTCAAAGGTGCAAAACGCCTTTCCTATGGTGCACGCGCTATCAGCGAAGGTGGTTGGCAATCTGTACCAAAACTCACCTTTCCCGGTGGTGCGCTTATCGGCTGTTCTGCCGGATTTGTCAATGTCCCCCGGATCAAAGGATCACACAATGCCATCTTATCCGGCATATTGGCAGCTGATAAAATCGCTAAAGCTCTTGCTCAAGGTCGCGCCCATGATGAAATCAATGAAATCGAAGAACATTGGCGAAAAGGTCCGATTGGCAAAGATCTGTATAAGGCACGCAATGCCAAACCACTCTGGGCAAAATATGGTACAAAATGCGGGATTAAGCTTGCTGGCTTTGATATGTGGTGGCAACAATTATTCGGATTTTCCTTATTTAAAACGCTCTCTCATGGAAAAGTAGATTATGCATGTCTTGAACCAGCAGAAAAATTTCAACCCATTGCTTACCCAAAACCAGATGGTGTTGTAACCTTTGACCGACTTTCCAGTGTTGCCCTTTCCAATACGCATCATGAAGAAAATCAACCTTGCCATTTAAAAATAGCCTCACTTGAAAAACAAAAAGATTCTGAATATGCAATTTACGCAGGACCTTCCGTACGCTATTGCCCTGCTGCTGTCTACGAATGGCTAGACCATAATGATCATGAAACTTATGTTATCAACGCTTCAAACTGCATCCATTGTAAAACGTGCGATATCAAAGATCCTAATCAAAATATCAATTGGACCTGTCCGCAAGGCAACGAAGGACCACTTTATCCAAATATGTAA
- a CDS encoding ABC transporter substrate-binding protein: MNLKRKILKGSSSFVSALIAMGMFSQQVSAKTPADTLVMAWNIDAIETFDPAQLNDVYGTEIIVNVCDNLVDFSTDDAAKMVPSLAKSWDVSGDDQSTVITFHLRDGLKFNDGRPAKANDLVWSMKRVVKLKLANAATFNEYGITEKNVDSALQAPNEKTVVMKFDKPYPAELLLNNIAASHAAALLDRETIMKHEKDGDMGNRYLASHAACVGPYQLKSWRPGEAILLRASSNYWREAPKLKQILIRHIVEPGMQRLLLQKHDIDVARNLTPEDLADLQAKTDLKVEKVLEPSMMYWGFNTTNPLFANEKVRLAMRYLIDYEGLGKTLLKGVGVPRASFIPLGNLGALDEKEGQPFKLDLQKAKQLLTEAGYPEGFEVNFLVGNSPYALSIAQSLQDSAEKVGVHLKIERLAGTQLFSKLYARAFDTVFVGWNNDSTDPHTMASRLVYNPDNRFEAKNTAYPSWHHGYLDEDMNKKVEDALFQKDPQKRAQIYADLQRELMQKGPYAFIFQKYGFVAMTPDVKKWVWNNAPRIFYSAIEK; this comes from the coding sequence ATGAACTTGAAAAGAAAGATATTGAAAGGCAGCAGTTCTTTTGTTTCTGCTCTTATTGCTATGGGGATGTTTTCGCAGCAAGTTTCAGCAAAAACACCTGCCGATACCCTCGTGATGGCTTGGAATATTGATGCAATCGAGACGTTTGATCCTGCGCAACTCAATGACGTTTATGGAACTGAAATTATTGTCAATGTTTGTGATAATTTAGTCGATTTTTCTACAGATGATGCTGCTAAAATGGTTCCCTCTTTGGCAAAAAGTTGGGATGTTTCAGGTGATGACCAAAGCACGGTGATTACTTTTCATTTGCGTGATGGTTTGAAGTTTAACGATGGTCGGCCCGCTAAGGCCAATGATCTTGTGTGGAGCATGAAGCGGGTTGTTAAATTGAAGTTGGCCAATGCGGCAACATTTAATGAATATGGTATTACAGAAAAAAACGTTGATTCTGCTCTTCAAGCACCGAATGAGAAGACGGTGGTGATGAAATTTGATAAGCCTTATCCAGCGGAGCTTCTTCTTAACAATATTGCTGCAAGTCATGCTGCTGCCTTGCTTGATCGTGAAACGATTATGAAACACGAAAAAGATGGTGATATGGGAAACCGGTATTTGGCGAGTCATGCTGCTTGTGTTGGTCCTTATCAGTTAAAGAGTTGGCGTCCTGGAGAAGCTATTTTGTTGCGTGCAAGTTCCAACTATTGGAGGGAAGCACCTAAGCTTAAGCAGATTTTAATTCGCCATATTGTAGAACCAGGAATGCAACGTTTATTGTTGCAAAAACACGATATTGATGTCGCACGTAATTTAACGCCAGAGGATCTAGCAGATCTCCAGGCAAAAACAGATCTTAAGGTTGAAAAAGTGTTGGAGCCATCCATGATGTATTGGGGGTTCAATACGACAAATCCACTTTTTGCCAATGAAAAAGTGCGTTTGGCGATGCGCTATCTTATTGATTATGAAGGTCTGGGAAAGACTCTTCTCAAAGGTGTTGGTGTTCCACGTGCAAGCTTTATTCCTCTTGGTAATCTTGGAGCTTTGGATGAAAAAGAAGGACAGCCTTTTAAACTTGATCTTCAAAAAGCAAAGCAGCTTTTAACGGAAGCAGGTTATCCAGAAGGGTTTGAGGTCAATTTTTTAGTGGGAAACTCTCCTTATGCTTTGTCTATTGCTCAGTCCCTTCAAGATAGTGCAGAAAAGGTGGGTGTACACCTTAAAATTGAACGTTTAGCGGGTACACAGTTATTTTCAAAACTTTATGCACGTGCTTTTGATACGGTTTTTGTTGGGTGGAATAATGACTCTACCGATCCTCATACAATGGCTTCGCGCCTTGTTTACAACCCTGATAATCGGTTTGAGGCTAAAAATACAGCCTACCCTAGTTGGCACCATGGATATTTGGATGAAGATATGAATAAAAAGGTTGAAGATGCGTTGTTTCAAAAAGATCCACAGAAACGAGCACAAATATATGCTGATTTGCAGCGTGAACTTATGCAGAAAGGGCCTTATGCTTTCATCTTTCAGAAATATGGTTTTGTCGCAATGACACCTGATGTTAAAAAATGGGTTTGGAATAATGCACCGCGTATTTTTTATAGTGCAATTGAGAAATAA
- a CDS encoding electron transfer flavoprotein subunit beta/FixA family protein, whose amino-acid sequence MKIIVAVKHVVDYNIKIRVKPDNTGVNLSHVKMSMNPFDEIAVEEAIRQKESGKISEVVLVSIGPEAAQETLRTGLAMGADRALLVTTQETLEPLAIAKILKVIVHEEQPDMVFLGKQTIDDESNQTGQMLAALLGWGQATFASSLDIENGHAIVIREVDNGTQTLSLPLPIVMTADLRLNEPRYTSLPNIIKAKKKPIEQRALADLGTETRARLTVLLVEEPKPRRAGVKVANVAELISALKQTNCI is encoded by the coding sequence ATGAAGATAATCGTCGCTGTTAAACATGTTGTTGATTATAACATCAAAATACGCGTCAAACCCGATAACACAGGCGTTAATCTGTCCCATGTAAAAATGTCCATGAACCCTTTTGACGAAATTGCCGTAGAGGAAGCAATCCGCCAAAAAGAATCCGGCAAAATTTCAGAAGTCGTTCTTGTTTCAATTGGACCAGAAGCAGCACAAGAAACCTTACGAACAGGGCTTGCAATGGGTGCAGATCGTGCGCTCCTTGTAACAACGCAAGAAACACTCGAACCTTTAGCAATTGCTAAAATTCTCAAGGTCATTGTTCACGAAGAACAACCAGATATGGTTTTTTTAGGCAAACAAACTATTGATGATGAGAGCAATCAAACCGGACAAATGTTAGCTGCCCTTCTTGGTTGGGGACAAGCGACTTTTGCCTCAAGCCTGGACATAGAAAATGGGCACGCTATAGTTATCCGAGAAGTAGATAACGGCACACAAACCCTTTCCCTTCCTCTTCCCATAGTTATGACCGCTGATCTAAGGTTAAACGAACCACGTTATACTTCTCTCCCCAATATCATAAAAGCGAAAAAGAAACCCATTGAACAAAGAGCTCTTGCCGATCTTGGTACAGAGACACGAGCACGCTTAACAGTCTTACTTGTTGAAGAACCGAAACCCCGTCGAGCTGGTGTTAAAGTAGCTAATGTAGCAGAACTTATCAGCGCATTAAAACAAACAAATTGCATTTAA